One Aegilops tauschii subsp. strangulata cultivar AL8/78 chromosome 7, Aet v6.0, whole genome shotgun sequence genomic window carries:
- the LOC109734067 gene encoding tryptophan decarboxylase 1, with protein MGSSVDIADVTASVTSVLAVPDDKPAFQPLDPEDVRAYLHKAVDFVSDYYANVESMPVLPDVKPGYLQGELMSSPPTYSTPFDVTMKELGASVVPGMTHWASPNFFAFFPATNSAAAIAGDLIASALNTVGFTWQAAPAATEMEVLALDWLAQLLRLPATFMNRTSTGSRGTGGGIILGTTSEAMLVTLVAARDAALRRSGSIGVSGLPRLAVYAADQTHSTFFKACRLAGFDPANIRSIPTTAENHYELDPAKLFESMQADVDAGLVPTYVCATVGTTSSNAVDPVGVVAEVAALFGAWVHVDAAYAGSACICPEFRHHLNGVERVDSISVSPHKWLLTCLDCTCLYVRDARRLSDSMETNPEYLKNDATDSGEVTDLKDMQVGVGRRFRGLKLWMVMRTYGTAKLQEHIRSDIAMAKMFEGLVRADHRFEIVVPRNFAMVCFRIKASGAMTEEHADEANRVLMKNLNKTGKAYIAHTVVGHRIVLRFAVGSSLQEERHVRSAWELIKSTTNKMMME; from the exons ATGGGCAGCTCCGTGGACATCGCCGACGTCACTGCCAGCGTCACCTCTGTCTTGGCCGTCCCCGACGACAAGCCAGCGTTCCAGCCGCTCGACCCCGAGGACGTCCGCGCCTACCTCCACAAGGCCGTCGACTTCGTCTCCGACTACTACGCCAACGTTGAGTCCATGCCCGTCCTCCCGGACGTCAAGCCGGGCTACCTGCAG GGCGAACTTATGTCGTCTCCACCCACCTATTCCACGCCGTTCGACGTCACCATGAAGGAGCTCGGGGCCTCTGTAGTCCCTGGCATGACGCACTGGGCCAGCCCAAACTTCTTCGCGTTCTTCCCTGCCACCAACAGCGCCGCCGCCATCGCTGGCGACCTCATCGCCTCTGCCCTGAACACCGTCGGTTTCACGTGGCAGGCCGCCCCCGCGGCAACCGAGATGGAGGTTCTTGCTCTCGATTGGCTTGCGCAACTCCTTCGCCTGCCCGCCACATTCATGAACCGCACCAGCACTGGCAGTCGTGGCACCGGCGGTGGTATCATCCTCGGTACCACCAGCGAGGCTATGCTGGTCACGCTCGTCGCCGCTCGTGACGCCGCGCTGCGTCGGAGTGGCTCTATAGGCGTCTCCGGCTTGCCACGCCTGGCAGTATACGCCGCCGACCAAACCCACTCCACCTTCTTCAAGGCATGCCGCCTCGCTGGGTTTGATCCCGCCAACATCCGCTCCATCCCTACAACGGCAGAGAACCACTACgagctcgacccggccaagctATTCGAGTCAATGCAGGCTGACGTTGATGCTGGCCTCGTGCCGACATACGTATGCGCCACGGTGGGTACCACGTCCTCCAACGCTGTCGACCCGGTGGGCGTTGTCGCTGAGGTTGCCGCATTGTTCGGCGCGTGGGTCCATGTCGATGCCGCCTACGCCGGCAGCGCCTGCATATGTCCAGAGTTCCGCCACCACCTCAATGGAGTCGAGCGCGTGGACTCCATTAGTGTCAGCCCACACAAGTGGCTCCTTACCTGCCTCGACTGCACCTGCCTCTACGTCCGCGACGCTCGCCGCCTGAGTGACTCCATGGAGACCAACCCAGAGTACCTAAAGAACGATGCCACCGACTCTGGCGAGGTCACCGATCTCAAAGATATGCAGGTCGGCGTGGGCCGCCGCTTTCGCGGGCTCAAGTTGTGGATGGTCATGCGCACCTATGGCACCGCCAAGCTCCAGGAGCACATCCGGAGTGATATCGCCATGGCCAAAATGTTTGAAGGTCTTGTCCGCGCAGACCACCGGTTTGAGATCGTTGTGCCTAGGAACTTTGCCATGGTATGCTTCAGGATCAAGGCCAGTGGAGCCATGACCGAGGAGCATGCCGATGAGGCCAACCGTGTGCTGATGAAGAACCTAAATAAGACCGGTAAGGCATACATTGCGCACACAGTGGTTGGTCATAGGATCGTGCTCCGGTTTGCGGTGGGGTCATCGCTGCAGGAGGAGAGGCATGTGAGGAGTGCTTGGGAGCTCATCAAGAGCACAACCAACAAGATGATGATGGAATAA
- the LOC109734068 gene encoding tricetin 3',4',5'-O-trimethyltransferase, with protein sequence MADEEGCMYAVQLALSSVLPMTLKAAIELGLLEILVGADGESLSPEEVAAELPVKANPDAASMVDRMLRVLASHKIVSCMVKEGKDGSISRCYSPAPVCKWLSPNEDGVSMAPYVVLAQDKVFMAPWCYMKDVVLEGGSPFDKAYGMSWYDYAGTDTRFNSLFNEAMRHHSIIITKKLLELYTGFEGVGTLVDVGGGIGTTVHAIVSKYPSIKGINFDLPHVISEAPPYPGVQVEHVGGDMFDKVPSGDAILMKWILLHFRDETCVALLKNCYHALPVNGKVINMECILPAELDATHRVQGCVSADMSMLAYSPDGKERYLTDFESLAKEAGFASVKATYIYANFWAIEYIK encoded by the exons ATGGCCGACGAGGAGGGTTGCATGTATGCGGTGCAGCTGGCGCTGTCGTCGGTGCTGCCGATGACGCTCAAGGCCGCAATCGAGCTCGGCCTGCTAGAAATCCTCGTGGGCGCCGACGGGGAATCACTGAGTCCGGAGGAGGTTGCTGCGGAGCTGCCGGTCAAGGCCAACCCTGACGCGGCATCCATGGTGGACCGCATGCTGCGGGTGCTGGCTTCGCACAAGATCGTGTCGTGCATGGTGAAGGAGGGCAAAGACGGCAGCATATCTCGTTGCTACAGCCCGGCGCCGGTGTGCAAGTGGCTCAGCCCCAACGAGGATGGCGTCTCCATGGCCCCGTACGTCGTCCTCGCCCAAGACAAGGTCTTCATGGCGCCCTG GTGCTACATGAAGGACGTGGTCCTGGAGGGTGGCAGCCCGTTCGACAAGGCGTACGGCATGTCGTGGTACGACTACGCCGGCACCGACACGCGCTTCAACAGCCTCTTCAACGAGGCGATGAGACACCACTCAATCATCATCACCAAGAAGCTCCTTGAATTATACACGGGCTTCGAGGGTGTCGGCACCCTCGTCGACGTGGGCGGCGGCATCGGCACCACCGTCCATGCCATCGTCTCCAAGTACCCAAGCATCAAAGGGATCAACTTTGACCTCCCCCACGTCATCTCAGAGGCGCCACCCTACCCCGGCGTGCAGGTGGAGCACGTCGGCGGCGACATGTTCGACAAGGTGCCCTCCGGCGACGCCATCCTCATGAAGTGGATCCTACTCCACTTTAGGGACGAGACGTGCGTGGCGCTGCTCAAGAACTGCTACCACGCGCTGCCCGTGAACGGCAAGGTGATTAACATGGAGTGCATACTGCCTGCCGAACTGGACGCCACACACCGCGTGCAGGGGTGCGTGAGCGCAGACATGAGCATGCTCGCGTACAGCCCCGACGGCAAGGAGAGGTACCTCACCGACTTCGAGAGCCTTGCCAAGGAAGCCGGGTTCGCCAGCGTCAAGGCTACCTACATCTACGCCAACTTCTGGGCCATTGAGTACATCAAGTAG